The Nocardia sp. NBC_00508 nucleotide sequence TTCCCGAATTGAAGCAGGCCATGAGCTCCTATCTCAGGCCAGAAGACGACCTGAAGGTCGAGTCGGAGGTCTTGCTGGAGCGCGATTGGCTCAGCCTCGATGGCGAGGGACGGTTGTGCGTCGCCATCGCGCCGACGCCGACTCCTATCGGCCTCGTCACCGCAGCAGCCAGACATCGCCTCGAGTGTTCTCAGGCAGAGTGAAAGCCAGCAATCGATGGGCTTCGGCCTCGACCTCGGCGCGGTCCGCAGCAGACAGCGGACGCAGCGGACATACCTTCAGCAGCTCGGCATCGTCGGTCCGCGAACGGGTCCACGTCGCGGCGACCGTGCCGTCGACCAGCACCGTTGCGGCAATGGCCGCTCCGACACAAACCTGTGCACGCACGTCGTCGGTCATGATCCTGGTCCGGTCGGTGTGTCCGAGCAGCGCCGCGTCGAACTCTGGCAGGAACCGCACCGGCGCGGGGATATCCGCCGACGGCCGCGGCGCGTCCGGCAAGTCGAACAGCTCCCTGCCGAATTCATCGGCGTATAACCGCAGTTCGGTGCGCAACTGCTCGAACACCGCCCGCAGGCCGCTCACCCCGGACCAGGCCCTGGCGTCGGCGACGGTGGCGGGCCCGAACGCCGCCAGGTACCGACGGATCAATTGACGCCGGTCCTCGTCCGTGGCCTCCATTCGCATGCCGATCCATTCGGTACCGGCGAACGGCGTCGCACCTCGGACGTTCC carries:
- a CDS encoding winged helix DNA-binding domain-containing protein codes for the protein MGARGPARRPHSGVLSSRALNRALLERQLLLRPADLPVVTAVEQLLGLNAQDPNLPYLALWNRLERFTIRDLTEAIEDRTLVRSTMMRATQHLMSMPDFRLVRPVLAPLLRRVQHNAFGRRTVGVDLDALVAEARELVADGRVLTRPELGKLLARRRPGADPTALGWTVQYLTPFVHPAPSGTWNVRGATPFAGTEWIGMRMEATDEDRRQLIRRYLAAFGPATVADARAWSGVSGLRAVFEQLRTELRLYADEFGRELFDLPDAPRPSADIPAPVRFLPEFDAALLGHTDRTRIMTDDVRAQVCVGAAIAATVLVDGTVAATWTRSRTDDAELLKVCPLRPLSAADRAEVEAEAHRLLAFTLPENTRGDVWLLR